The nucleotide window TCGGCAGATTTTGCCGGGACAGGACGAGCGCCGTCGGCGTTTTTTCCGATAACAGGGCCAGCCGCCACGCCGCCGCCGTTTCGTTGCCGTCGGCCGGGCGAATGACGGAGAGATTGGGCATGGCCCTGAAGGAGGCCAAGTGTTCGACGGGTTCGTGGGTCGGCCCGTCTTCCCCGACGGCGATGCTGTCATGGGTCAAGACGTAGGTGACGGGGAGTCCCATCAACGCGGCAAGGCGGATGGCCGGACGCATGTAATCGGAAAAGACGAAGAAAGTACCGCCGAAAACCTTCAATCCCCCATGGAGGGCCATCCCGTTCAATATGGCGCCCATGGCAAATTCCCGCACGCCGAACCAAATATTCCTTCCTTCGTAGGAGCCGGGGAGAAAATCCTTGTCTCCCTTGATCGTCGTTTTGTTGGAGCTGGCCAAGTCCGCCGATCCCCCGAAGAAATAGCGCAATTTCTTCGCGATCCCGTTCAGTACTTCGCCGGAGGAGGCGCGGGTCGCCAAACTTTTCCCTTCTTCATAGACGGGGATCTCACTGTCCCAGCCTTCGGGCAATTTCCCTTCGATGGCCAGTTCCAGTTCCCGTCCCAGCTCGGGGAAGGCGCGTTTATAGTTTTCCAGCAGTTCATTCCATTCTTTTTCCTTCTGTTCCCCTCTCGCCAGCACTTGGCTGCGGAAATGTTCATACACTTCATCGGGAACGTGGAATTCCTCAAATTCCCATCGATAGGCCGCCTTGGCCAGTTTCGCCTCCTCTTTGCCCAAAGGCGCGCCGTGAACTTCGCTCGTTCCGGCCTTGTTGGGGGCGCCGTACCCGATGACCGTTTTCACTTCGATCAAGGTCGGCCGTTCCTTTTCCTCCCTGGCCGCTTCGATCGCTTTGGCGATGGCTTCCAAATCGTTGCCGTCATCCACGCGGAGATAGTGCCAGCCGTAAGCGATGAAACGGTCTTTAACGCTCTCGGAAAAGGCCTTGTTCAAGTCCCCGTCCAAAGAGATGTCATTGGAGTCGTACAGGACGATCAAGCGTCCGAGTTTCAAATGGCCGGCGAGGGAGGCAGCCTCTGCCGAAACGCCTTCCATTAAATCCCCGTCCCCGCAAATGGCGTATGTATAATGGTCAATGACGGGGTAATTGTCCTTGTTGTACAGGGCGGCCAAATGGCGTTCCGCCATCGCCATGCCGACGGCCATCGCGATCCCTTGTCCCAAGGGACCGGTGGTCGCGTCAACGCCCGGGGTATGGCCGTATTCGGGATGCCCGGGGGTCTTGCTGCCCCATTGGCGGAAATTTTTGATGTCTTCCATCGTCACATCGTAGCCGGACAGATGAAGAAGGCTGTATAACAGCATCGAACCGTGGCCCGCGGACAATACGAACCGGTCGCGGTTGAACCACTTCGGATTTTTCGGGTTATGGTTCATGAAACGGGTCCATAAGCAATAGGCCATCGGCGCGCTTCCCATCGGCATGCCGGGGTGGCCTGAATTCGCTTTCTCGATGGCATCGATCGACAAGGCGCGGATCGTCGCGACGGCCAATTGATCTTTTTCGGTAAACATGGAATCAGCCCTTTCCTCCAGATTGTTCCTTCATTTTTAATATTAGCTTTCCTCGTCCGTTCCAACAACATAAAAACGGAAAAATCATCGGCTGTTAAAAGAATTTTACCAATTTGATCATTTTCCGCCCTCCGGCTGTTTTTCCGGCGGGACGGGAAACCATTTTCGGGAAATTTTTTCCGGCCCCGTTCGGCCGGAAGAACGGGCCGCACCGAAAAGGCGGCGGAGTGACCGCCTTCCGGCTCGGGGGGCTTCAGGGGGAAATGGGGGAAAAAACCAAACGGCCGCGCCGGCGGTTCCGCTGCGAAGATGCGGACAATCGCATGCGGTCCGACCGCCGCCGAAAACGGAATCCCCGCAATCGGCCGAAATCATTGCATAAATTTCTTCTTTTTTATTTTAACCGCCTCAGGCGTCACGTCATTTCCCAGCGGGTCGTAGACGGTGACCCTTTCCAAGGTCATTTCCATCATTCGGCGGAAATCGGCGAGGTATTCCTTTCTCAGGTTCTTCTGCTCGATTTCCTCTTCGGGCGTCAGCCCTTCCCGCTTCTTTTTCCGCGCCAGCGCGTTGATCCTTTCGATCTTCTCCTTCGACAGCATGCCTTTCCCTCTTTTCTTTTTCGATTCATGATGCCTTCCCGTTTATCCCTATCATTTTAGCATAAAAAAAGAACGAAAGACAGGCCGATGCATTTTGCCGATCACCATTGCCCGCTTTCGTCCGCCGCTTTCCAAAGAACCGCCGTCTCGCTTGAAGAACCGTGATCTCCCTTTTCCAACGTCTCGACAAAAAACAGCATGCAAATAAAGGCGACAACAAACAGCAGAATCACATAGCCATATTTTTCAAACACCTTGGAAACCGACACGCCTATCACCCCGTACGAATGTATGTTCGCATTTATCATATACCGAACATATGTTTTGTGTCAAGGGAAAAGCGAACGGATGTTTGTTCGCCGCATGGAGATATGCTATACTAGTAAATAAATACGGCTGGAAGGTGGAAAATATGTCCAAATTGTCCAAAAGGCAGATCGAAATCTTTGATTTTATAAAAAAGAACGTGAAAGAGAAAGGGTATCCCCCTTCGGTGCGGGAAATCGCCGAGGCGGTCGGGCTCTCTTCCAGTTCCACGGTCCACGGCCATCTCGCCAAGCTGGAAAATAAGGGGCTCATCCGCCGGGATCCGACGAAGCCGAGGGCGATCGAAATCCTGGAAAAGGACGAAAACGGCTCCCTTTTTGCGCCTTCGCGGCCCGTGCCGGTGATCGGAAAAGTAACCGCCGGCCTTCCGATTACGGCCGTTGAGAATATCGAGGATTATTTTCCTTTGCCGGAACACATCGCCCCGAAAGATGCGAACGTGTTCATGCTGGAAGTCGTTGGCGACAGCATGATCGAAGCGGGGATTTTGGACGGGGATTACGTCGTCGTCCGGCAGCAAAACACCGCCGAAAACGGGGAAATCGTCGTGGCCATGACGGAGGAAAATGAAGCCACCGTGAAAAGATTCTACAAAGAGAAAAACCATATCCGTTTGCAGCCCGCCAACAGCCAAATGGAACCGATCATCGTCCGGAACGTGACGATTTTGGGGAAAGTGATCGGGGTATTCCGGTATATCGACGGGTAACACATCCATCATCTTTAGCGCCTGGAGATCAACGAAAGGCGTTTTTCTTTTATAAAAAAATTTTATTGGTTCATTGTAAAA belongs to Caldibacillus debilis DSM 16016 and includes:
- the tkt gene encoding transketolase, producing the protein MFTEKDQLAVATIRALSIDAIEKANSGHPGMPMGSAPMAYCLWTRFMNHNPKNPKWFNRDRFVLSAGHGSMLLYSLLHLSGYDVTMEDIKNFRQWGSKTPGHPEYGHTPGVDATTGPLGQGIAMAVGMAMAERHLAALYNKDNYPVIDHYTYAICGDGDLMEGVSAEAASLAGHLKLGRLIVLYDSNDISLDGDLNKAFSESVKDRFIAYGWHYLRVDDGNDLEAIAKAIEAAREEKERPTLIEVKTVIGYGAPNKAGTSEVHGAPLGKEEAKLAKAAYRWEFEEFHVPDEVYEHFRSQVLARGEQKEKEWNELLENYKRAFPELGRELELAIEGKLPEGWDSEIPVYEEGKSLATRASSGEVLNGIAKKLRYFFGGSADLASSNKTTIKGDKDFLPGSYEGRNIWFGVREFAMGAILNGMALHGGLKVFGGTFFVFSDYMRPAIRLAALMGLPVTYVLTHDSIAVGEDGPTHEPVEHLASFRAMPNLSVIRPADGNETAAAWRLALLSEKTPTALVLSRQNLPNLKGTKEKALEGVSRGAYILSPSEKEIPDVLLLASGSEVSLAVSAQEKLRESGIDAAVISMPSWDRFEAQPEAYKEEVLPKRVKKRLAIEMGSSLGWHRYVGEEGRVLSIERFGASAPGETIVKEYGFTVENIVRIVKELLA
- a CDS encoding DUF896 domain-containing protein, which codes for MLSKEKIERINALARKKKREGLTPEEEIEQKNLRKEYLADFRRMMEMTLERVTVYDPLGNDVTPEAVKIKKKKFMQ
- the lexA gene encoding transcriptional repressor LexA, giving the protein MSKLSKRQIEIFDFIKKNVKEKGYPPSVREIAEAVGLSSSSTVHGHLAKLENKGLIRRDPTKPRAIEILEKDENGSLFAPSRPVPVIGKVTAGLPITAVENIEDYFPLPEHIAPKDANVFMLEVVGDSMIEAGILDGDYVVVRQQNTAENGEIVVAMTEENEATVKRFYKEKNHIRLQPANSQMEPIIVRNVTILGKVIGVFRYIDG